A genomic stretch from Desulfotignum balticum DSM 7044 includes:
- a CDS encoding bifunctional ADP-dependent NAD(P)H-hydrate dehydratase/NAD(P)H-hydrate epimerase, with protein sequence MFIVTAEQMQKMDRYTIEEFGIPGRVLMENAGRGAVKFFLETCGPTPATRVAVVAGRGNNGGDGWVMARYLMEKQIPVTVFLLSARDRVKGDAKANMDLVEKLLPYFPDCAVVEIPDAAALDREKTRLTHHDLFVDAVFGTGLNSDVRGMFKTVIQCINQTKKPVFAVDIPSGLNADTGAVCGVCINAAATATFGFAKTGHILYPGNEYTGQLQVIDIGIPGFAAGKQDLGFQVMEKQTIAPLFPARAFNTHKGSFGHLLVLAGSPGKTGAAALCANAAKRIGTGLVTVGVPEQINPVVETLVVEPMTVPLPETASGTLAPDGLDRILALAENRQALALGPGLGTDPDTQKLVTSLVETCSLPLIMDADAINCLADNPAVLCSRKSPAVLTPHPGEMARLAGITTAQVQADRPGTARAFAQKFNVILVLKGAQTLIALPDGRMFLCPAGNPGMATGGMGDVLTGMIAGLAAQGFSLENAALAGVFIHGLCGDLLADTFGGFGFLAKDMIRTIPEIIHRHLT encoded by the coding sequence ATGTTTATCGTCACAGCAGAACAGATGCAAAAGATGGACCGGTATACCATTGAAGAGTTCGGCATTCCCGGACGGGTGCTCATGGAAAATGCCGGACGGGGGGCGGTGAAGTTTTTCCTGGAAACCTGCGGCCCCACCCCGGCGACCCGGGTGGCGGTGGTGGCGGGCCGGGGAAACAACGGCGGAGACGGCTGGGTCATGGCCCGGTATCTCATGGAAAAGCAGATTCCCGTGACCGTGTTTCTATTGTCGGCCCGGGACCGGGTCAAAGGGGATGCCAAAGCCAACATGGATCTGGTGGAAAAACTGCTGCCTTATTTTCCGGATTGTGCGGTGGTGGAAATCCCGGATGCCGCCGCACTGGACCGGGAAAAAACCCGGCTGACACATCATGACCTGTTTGTGGATGCTGTTTTCGGCACCGGGTTGAATTCAGATGTCCGGGGAATGTTTAAAACAGTGATCCAGTGCATCAACCAGACCAAAAAACCGGTATTTGCCGTGGATATCCCCTCGGGTCTCAATGCCGACACCGGCGCGGTCTGCGGGGTGTGCATCAACGCGGCGGCCACAGCCACGTTTGGATTTGCCAAGACCGGACATATCCTGTATCCGGGCAACGAATATACCGGGCAATTGCAGGTCATTGACATCGGCATCCCCGGATTTGCCGCCGGGAAACAGGATCTTGGGTTCCAGGTGATGGAAAAACAAACCATTGCCCCGTTGTTCCCGGCCCGGGCGTTTAACACCCACAAGGGCAGTTTCGGTCACCTGCTGGTCCTGGCCGGATCGCCCGGAAAAACCGGGGCCGCGGCCCTGTGCGCCAATGCCGCCAAACGGATCGGCACCGGTCTGGTGACCGTGGGCGTACCGGAACAAATCAATCCCGTGGTGGAAACGCTGGTGGTGGAGCCCATGACCGTGCCGTTGCCGGAAACCGCATCCGGCACATTGGCGCCGGACGGGCTGGACCGGATTCTGGCCCTGGCTGAAAACCGGCAGGCTCTGGCCTTAGGGCCGGGACTGGGCACGGATCCGGACACCCAGAAACTGGTGACCTCACTGGTGGAAACCTGCTCCCTTCCTTTGATCATGGATGCGGATGCCATCAACTGCCTGGCCGACAACCCGGCCGTGCTTTGCTCCCGGAAGTCCCCGGCCGTGCTCACGCCGCATCCCGGAGAGATGGCCCGGCTGGCCGGCATCACCACGGCACAGGTCCAGGCCGACCGGCCCGGCACGGCCCGGGCCTTTGCACAGAAATTCAATGTCATCCTGGTGCTCAAAGGGGCCCAGACCCTGATCGCCTTGCCGGACGGCCGGATGTTTCTGTGTCCTGCCGGAAACCCGGGCATGGCCACCGGCGGCATGGGGGATGTGCTCACCGGTATGATCGCCGGACTGGCGGCCCAGGGATTTTCTCTGGAAAATGCCGCATTGGCCGGGGTTTTTATCCATGGACTGTGCGGGGATCTGCTGGCCGACACCTTCGGAGGATTCGGGTTTCTGGCAAAAGACATGATCCGGACCATTCCTGAAATCATCCACAGGCACCTGACATGA
- the tsaE gene encoding tRNA (adenosine(37)-N6)-threonylcarbamoyltransferase complex ATPase subunit type 1 TsaE — protein sequence MTHQIITQTDAQTRDLGFRLGRAVTGPVAIALTGDLGCGKTTFVKGLARGLGVDARYAITSPTFTLINEYPAANQLRLCHLDLYRLTSVEELAHIGFDDLTGIDAVIVVEWPALLKDDRFAFDLELTFEFDPAYHRVISFFASGQTGTNMLSSLFS from the coding sequence ATGACCCATCAGATCATCACGCAAACCGATGCCCAGACCCGGGATTTGGGCTTTCGCCTGGGCCGGGCCGTGACCGGCCCGGTGGCCATTGCCCTGACCGGAGATCTGGGATGCGGTAAAACCACTTTTGTCAAAGGCCTGGCCCGGGGACTGGGGGTGGATGCGCGTTATGCCATCACCAGCCCCACGTTCACGCTTATCAATGAATATCCGGCTGCCAATCAATTGCGGTTATGCCATCTGGATCTGTACCGCTTAACCTCGGTGGAAGAACTGGCACATATCGGGTTTGACGATCTCACCGGCATTGATGCCGTGATTGTGGTGGAGTGGCCGGCCCTGCTCAAGGATGACCGGTTTGCATTTGACCTGGAACTGACCTTTGAATTTGATCCCGCATATCACCGGGTCATATCTTTTTTTGCCTCTGGACAGACCGGTACAAACATGCTAAGCAGTTTGTTTTCGTAA
- a CDS encoding NYN domain-containing protein, which produces MNENSQKIALFIDADNAPASKFEEVLSEVAKYGVVTIRKAYGNWKSPTLKSWEDLLNEYAIQPIQQYDLTKGKNASDIALVIDAMDVMYTKNIDVMCFVSSDCDFTPMVTRALAEGKVVLGFGERKTPSPFVNACSKFLYLDAAPKQNGSVPEKTKNLKSDTKLLNLLRQAIEATEEDNGWAALGPVGSHISNKTSFDTRNYGYKNLSSLIKAIDLFELKRGPGNSYLVKDKKKKKSS; this is translated from the coding sequence ATGAATGAAAACAGTCAAAAAATCGCGTTGTTTATCGATGCAGATAATGCTCCCGCAAGCAAATTTGAAGAAGTACTCAGTGAAGTGGCAAAATACGGAGTTGTCACGATCAGAAAAGCGTATGGTAACTGGAAAAGCCCTACCCTTAAATCCTGGGAAGATTTATTGAATGAATACGCCATACAGCCGATACAGCAGTATGATCTGACCAAGGGCAAAAATGCGTCAGATATTGCTTTGGTCATCGATGCAATGGATGTCATGTATACCAAAAACATCGATGTGATGTGCTTTGTGTCATCAGACTGTGATTTTACACCCATGGTGACACGCGCGCTTGCAGAGGGTAAGGTCGTTTTGGGTTTTGGAGAGCGGAAAACCCCTTCCCCATTTGTTAACGCGTGTTCCAAGTTCTTATATCTTGATGCAGCACCCAAACAGAATGGGTCGGTGCCTGAAAAAACCAAAAATCTGAAATCCGATACAAAACTGCTCAACCTGCTGAGGCAGGCGATAGAAGCGACGGAAGAAGATAATGGCTGGGCCGCGCTGGGTCCGGTGGGATCACATATATCCAATAAAACTTCTTTTGATACAAGAAATTATGGTTATAAAAACTTAAGCAGCCTTATCAAGGCCATTGATCTGTTTGAGTTAAAAAGAGGCCCTGGGAACTCATACCTGGTTAAAGACAAAAAAAAGAAAAAATCAAGTTGA
- a CDS encoding RNA-binding S4 domain-containing protein — protein sequence MTDDNKVRRMVEITMEPVELHKILKFENLAASGGEAKFRIQDGQVRVNGETETRKRRKIRHGDVIETPEAVLTIVKSEP from the coding sequence ATGACAGATGACAACAAGGTCCGGCGGATGGTTGAGATCACCATGGAACCCGTGGAACTGCATAAAATCCTGAAATTTGAGAACCTGGCCGCCAGCGGCGGGGAAGCCAAATTCCGGATTCAGGACGGTCAGGTGCGGGTGAACGGGGAGACAGAAACCCGGAAGCGAAGAAAAATCCGGCACGGGGATGTGATCGAAACCCCTGAGGCCGTTCTGACCATTGTAAAATCTGAACCTTAG
- the rsgA gene encoding ribosome small subunit-dependent GTPase A gives MIRNLHTIEKLGFEKWFQDQVDPERSAEFEIARVIAVHKDRYAITSGLDDVPAELVGKLLFSAASPVDYPAVGDWVLVKLYDGNTFAIIHEIIRRKTLLKRKTPGKKIEFQLIAANIDAAFIVQSLDDNFNLRRLERYLVMVNESSIRPVVLLSKSDLLTSDEIAGRIGQIHEIMPQLQVLPFSNNNESGLEHVKNLLKPGLTFCLLGSSGVGKTTLLNHLIGESVFKTKTVREKDSKGRHATTSRQLITLTGGAMVVDTPGMRELENFSVETGLDETFAEITALAGKCRFKDCSHSNEKGCAVLEAVKKGTLSEKRYQNYMKMIRESIFNDMSYVEKRQKDKQFAKHCKTVMMHRKKQKNIKR, from the coding sequence ATGATAAGAAACTTACATACCATAGAAAAACTCGGCTTTGAAAAATGGTTCCAGGACCAGGTCGATCCCGAACGTTCGGCGGAATTTGAGATCGCCCGGGTGATTGCGGTGCACAAAGACCGGTATGCCATCACCAGCGGGTTAGATGATGTTCCGGCGGAGCTGGTGGGAAAACTGCTGTTCAGTGCGGCTTCTCCTGTGGACTATCCGGCGGTAGGGGACTGGGTGCTGGTCAAATTGTACGATGGAAACACATTTGCCATCATCCATGAGATCATCCGGAGAAAAACCCTGCTGAAACGGAAAACCCCGGGCAAGAAAATTGAATTTCAATTGATCGCCGCCAACATTGATGCGGCATTCATTGTCCAGTCGCTGGATGACAATTTCAATTTAAGACGCCTGGAGCGGTATCTGGTGATGGTCAATGAAAGCAGCATCCGGCCGGTGGTGTTGTTGAGCAAGAGCGACCTTCTGACTTCCGACGAGATCGCCGGCCGGATCGGTCAGATTCATGAGATCATGCCGCAGTTGCAGGTCCTGCCGTTCAGCAACAACAATGAATCCGGCCTGGAACATGTCAAGAATCTTCTGAAACCAGGGTTGACCTTTTGCTTATTAGGATCATCCGGTGTCGGCAAGACCACGCTTTTGAACCATCTCATCGGTGAATCAGTTTTCAAGACCAAAACCGTCCGGGAAAAGGACAGCAAGGGCCGGCATGCCACAACGTCCAGACAGCTGATCACACTGACCGGCGGCGCAATGGTGGTGGACACGCCGGGAATGCGGGAGCTTGAGAATTTTTCCGTGGAAACGGGCCTGGATGAAACTTTTGCAGAAATCACCGCGCTGGCCGGAAAGTGCCGGTTCAAAGACTGTTCTCATTCCAATGAAAAAGGGTGTGCGGTGTTAGAGGCGGTAAAAAAGGGCACCTTGTCCGAAAAAAGATACCAGAATTACATGAAAATGATCCGGGAATCCATTTTCAATGACATGTCCTATGTGGAGAAAAGGCAAAAAGACAAACAGTTTGCCAAACATTGTAAAACCGTGATGATGCACCGAAAAAAGCAGAAAAACATTAAGAGATGA